The Pyrenophora tritici-repentis strain M4 chromosome 2, whole genome shotgun sequence genome window below encodes:
- a CDS encoding exosome complex exonuclease Rrp produces the protein MDSFTTLQKDISAALKSTTHSASCIGSADIPFQRSLNPEVGTQLDAQNARLLHIAQRLLENAAASSDAVGPKLPDAEAIDVNWRGVVDVIDSLLEKADTSLDEYTGLVRRLSPAGEHAVVKPRPNIADKKIIPKPQLKFEHLPTNNETGGFRPLLTSKPHAKIPLEECLKTFKDRRGLEQYPHPYQTEIEQYEYPPTLYETAEPQQYAPFDSTTATLVDTPEALAAMLAELKTAKEIAIDLEHHDNRTYIGMVCLMQISTRDKDWIVDTLKPWRRKLECLNEVFADPSILKVLHGAFMDIVWLQRDLGLYIVGLFDTFHAARALGYQAASLAYLLELHVNFKAQKQYQLADWRQRPLSKELFEYARADTHFLLYIFDNMRNELVNKSDFSNPEKNKVQDVLQNSKETSLKRYEHPIYDSETGLGTAGWYKLISRTPVQFTRQQFSVFRAVHEWRDTLGRKEDESPLFIMPNHAVFSVARDMPSNKVGLFNAIQHVGHITRAHADELVGVVAEAKERGASGPELHEVLQAVADMQRAQRAESEAATKIAEVAVTPAAEAPTILERTSTSPGQKVFSFQAARAPASAFWGQLSKDMLISQGKKTAPVEVDLALPLPALTAQIFADPNRVTQATPKAEKPKHTFVPKDERPAQDERTDTFVVKHLGGRKRKRGDAPEEETLSTQPLDPMTKDEIMLDASEESEDVVLAREKAARKAARKQKKKDEAAAQAAAGEAEPAFDYANANIMQSIEGMLVMSIVSC, from the exons ATGGATTCCTTCACGACGCTTCAGAAAGACATCTCGGCCGCCCTGAAATCGACGACACACTCTGCCTCGTGCATTGGCAGCGCAGACATACCCTTTCAAAGGTCGCTCAATCCGGAAGTTGGTACGCAGCTGGACGCCCAAAATGCGCGCCTCCTTCACATTGCGCAACGGCTTCTCGAGAATGCTGCAGCAAGCTCGGACGCTGTAGGTCCCAAGCTACCCGACGCAGAAGCCATAGACGTCAATTGGAGGGGGGTTGTTGATGTCATCGACAGCTTGCTTGAGAAAGCCGACACCAGTCTTGACGAGTACACGGGTCTTGTGAGACGGTTGAGCCCGGCGGGCGAACAT GCAGTTGTGAAGCCTCGCCCGAACATTGCCGACAAGAAGATTATCCCGAAGCCGCAACTCAAATTCGAACATTTGCCAACCAACAACGAGACTGGCGGCTTCCGCCCGTTACTCACGTCAAAGCCGCATGCAAAGATCCCGCTAGAAGAATGTCTGAAAACCTTCAAAGACAGGCGGGGCTTGGAACA ATACCCGCACCCCTACCAAACCGAGATCGAACAGTACGAATACCCACCGACCCTCTACGAGACGGCTGAGCCGCAGCAATACGCCCCTTTTGACTCAACTACTGCTACCCTTGTCGACACACCTGAGGCGCTAGCAGCCATGCTTGCGGAGCTCAAGACTGCAAAGGAAATTGCCATCGACCTGGAACACCACGATAACCGCACTTACATCGGCATGGTGTGTCTGATGCAAATCAGCACGCGCGACAAGGACTGGATTGTTGACACACTCAAACCCTGGCGGCGGAAGTTGGAATGCTTGAACGAAGTCTTCGCAGATCCGAGCATCCTCAAGGTCCTCCATGGCGCTTTCATGGACATCGTATGGCTCCAGCGAGACCTTGGTCTGTACATAGTCGGCCTTTTCGATACCTTCCACGCCGCCCGGGCCCTTGGTTACCAAGCTGCCAGTCTAGCCTATCTGCTCGAGCTACACGTCAACTTCAAAGCCCAAAAACAGTACCAGCTCGCAGACTGGCGTCAAAGACCACTCAGCAAGGAACTGTTCGAATATGCACGCGCAGATACCCACTTCCTCTTATACATATTCGACAACATGCGCAACGAGCTAGTCAACAAGTCGGATTTTTCTAACCCGGAAAAGAACAAGGTTCAAGACGTGCTTCAAAACTCAAAGGAGACCTCTTTGAAACGATACGAACACCCCATATACGACAGTGAAACGGGTCTCGGAACGGCTGGCTGGTACAAGCTGATCTCCCGAACGCCTGTTCAGTTTACACGGCAACAATTTTCCGTTTTCCGAGCAGTCCACGAGTGGAGAGACACTCTCGGCAGAAAGGAGGACGAGAGCCCGCTATTTATCATGCCAAATCACGCCGTCTTCTCCGTAGCCCGTGACATGCCTTCGAACAAGGTCGGCCTATTTAACGCCATCCAGCATGTTGGGCACATCACCCGAGCCCATGCAGATGAGCTTGTGGGCGTGGTTGCGGAGGCTAAGGAGAGGGGTGCGAGTGGCCCAGAACTACACGAAGTCCTACAAGCGGTCGCGGATATGCAAAGAGCACAAAGGGCCGAGTCGGAAGCTGCAACTAAGATAGCAGAAGTTGCAGTGACACCTGCTGCTGAGGCTCCCACCATCCTTGAACGAACTAGCACGAGCCCTGGCCAGAAAGTATTTAGTTTTCAGGCTGCCCGGGCTCCAGCATCTGCGTTCTGGGGTCAGCTATCTAAGGACATGCTAATCTCGCAAGGGAAGAAGACGGCTCCGGTTGAAGTTGATCTTGCTCTACCGCTGCCGGCTCTTACCGCGCAGATTTTTGCGGATCCAAACCGAGTCACTCAAGCTACGCCAAAGGCCGAGAAACCTAAACATACGTTTGTTCCCAAGGACGAACGGCCCGCACAAGACGAACGAACCGATACGTTCGTTGTAAAACACCTGGGTGGTCGCAAGCGAAAGCGAGGCGACGCTCCAGAAGAAGAAACACTTTCAACACAACCCCTTGACCCGATGACCAAGGACGAAATCATGCTAGACGCTTCCGAGGAAAGCGAAGATGTAGTTCTTGCTAGAGAAAAGGCGGCCAGAAAAGCTGCACGgaagcagaagaagaaagacGAGGCTGCGGCTCAAGCAGCTGCTGGCGAGGCGGAACCGGCGTTTGACTATGCAAATGCGAA TATCATGCAATCCATCGAGGGCATGCTTGTGATGAGCATTGTCAGCTGCTGA
- a CDS encoding mitochondrial 54S ribosomal protein bL31m: MASPIPSMGAIRILRQSIRPQIRPKNQVRHATLLRRPKRPYTFTQLITLSDGSSFTVRTTNPTPVYKSAKDIRNSPLWNPSSQKLLNVEEDEAGKLAGFRARFGRGWDADTDADKEKKGEDHLMDLISSQARSTGKTADGSKTPPAKAPAPVPTPAKPAAKK, translated from the exons ATGGCGTCTCCAATTCCCTCAATGGGCGCAATACGCATCCTCCGTCAGTCAATACGGCCTCAAATACGGCCGAAAAATCAAGTGCGACACGCGACGCTCCTTCGCCGACCAAAGCGACCATATACCTTCACCCAACTCATAACCCTCTCCGACGGCAGCTCCTTCACTGTACGCACAACGAATCCCACACCAGTATACAAAAGCGCCAAGGATATACGAAACTCACCCCTCTGGAACCCCAGCTCGCAGAAGCTGCTGAATGTAGAGGAGGACGAGGCTGGGAAATTGGCAGGTTTCAGGGCAAGGTTTGGGCGAGGATGGGACGCGGATACTGATGCGGACAAG GAGAAGAAAGGAGAAGACCATCTCATGGATCTGATAAGTAGCCAGGCCAGGTCGACAGGGAAGACGGCCGATGGTTCCAAAACCCCACCTGCGAAAGCGCCAGCACCAGTGCCAACACCCGCAAAGCCAGCTGCGAAGAAGTGA
- a CDS encoding UPF0203 domain containing protein: MSASLAPECNEVKERYDNCFLKWYSEKFLRGTATTDECKPIFEQYEKCLSKALNERGIDKMLKEVRDDNKENDAEHMKPVRAGSNAS, encoded by the exons ATGTCGGCCTCATTAGCACCAGAATGCAATGAAGTGAAAGA ACGCTACGACAACTGTTTCCTCAAATGGTACAGCGAGA AGTTTCTTAGAGGTACCGCTACTACCGACGAGTGCAAGCCGATATTCGAGCAGTATGAGAAATGCCTTTCA AAAGCTCTAAACGAGCGAGGTATTGATAAAATGCTCAAGGAAGTTCGAGACGACAATAAGGAAAACGATGCGGAGCACATGAAGCCGGTAAGAGCAGGCTCCAACGCATCATAA
- a CDS encoding RPT1, ATP-dependent 26S proteasome regulatory subunit has translation MADAAVENPANTVPPHKKQLPSSIPNFDTLEGFSTEGNDDYSTFKKLQRQLEYIHLQEEYIKDEQRSLKRELVRAQEEIKRIQSVPLVIGQFMEAIDQNTGIVQSSTGSNYVVRILSTLDRELLKPSSSVALHRHSNALVDILPPEADSSIAMLGQDEKPDVTYADVGGLDMQKQEIREAVELPLTHFDLYKQIGIDPPRGVLLYGPPGTGKTMLVKAVANSTTASFIRVVGSEFVQKYLGEGPRMVRDVFRMARENSPSIIFIDEIDAIATKRFDAQTGADREVQRILLELLNQMDGFDQTSNVKVIMATNRADTLDPALLRPGRLDRKIEFPSLRDRRERRLIFSTIASKMSLSPEVDLDSLIVRNDPLSGAIIAAIMQEAGLRAVRKNRYNIIQSDLEEAYTSQVKGAAEADKFDFYK, from the exons ATGGCTGACGCCGCCGTCGAGAACCCGGCCAACACTGTCCCGCCGCACAAGAAGCAGCTCCCGTCATCAATACCGAACTTTGACACCCTAGAGGGTTTCTCGACAGAGGGAAATGACGACTACTCGACCTTCAAGAAGCTGCAACGGCAATTAGA GTACATCCACCTCCAGGAAGAGTacatcaaggatgagcagCGGAGCCTGAAGCGAGAGTTGGTACGGGCACAAGAGGAGATCAAGCGCATCCAGAGTGTGCCACTGGTGATAGGGCAGTTTATGGAGGCTATCGATCAGAA CACTGGCATCGTACAGTCATCTACTGGATCCAACTACGTCGTCCGCATTCTCTCCACTCTCGATCGCGAACTCCTCAAGCCATCGTCGTCCGTCGCGCTCCACCGCCACTCAAATGCGCTCGTCGACATCCTACCACCTGAGGCTGACTCGTCCATTGCCATGCTTGGTCAGGATGAGAAGCCCGACGTCACATATGCCGACGTCGGAGGCTTGGATATGCAGAAGCAGGAGATCCGGGAAGCTGTTGAGCTGCCCCTCACACATTTCGACCTGTACAAGCAGATTGGTATCGACCCACCGCGCGGTGTGCTGCTCTACGGCCCTCCAGGTACCGGAAAGACCATGTTGGTCAAGGCTGTTGCAAACAGCACAACGGCATCGTTTATCCGCGTGGTAGGCTCCGAGTTCGTGCAAAAGTACTTGGGTGAGGGTCCACGCATGGTGCGTGACGTCTTCAGAATGGCACGCGAGAACTCACCATCCATCATCTTCATTGACGAGATTGATGCCATTGCTACAAAACGTTTCGACGCGCAGACGGGTGCCGACCGAGAAGTGCAGCGTATCTTGCTTGAATTGCTCAACCAGATGGACGGTTTCGATCAAACCTCCAACGTCAAGGTCATCATGGCCACCAACCGTGCCGACACGCTCGATCCTGCGCTCCTCCGTCCCGGTCGTCTGGACAGAAAGATCGAATTCCCCTCGCTACGAGACCGTCGTGAGCGCCGTCTCATCTTCTCGACGATCGCTTCCAAGATGAGTCTGTCGCCCGAGGTGGACCTGGATAGCTTGATTGTGCGCAATGACCCGTTGTCGGGTGCCATTATCGCAGCTATCATGCAAGAGGCCGGTCTGCGAGCGGTACGCAAGAACAGGTATAACATTATCCAGAGCGATTTGGAGGAGGCATACACTAGCCAGGTCAAGGGTGCAGCTGAGGCGGACAAGTTTGACTTTTACAAGTAA
- a CDS encoding Flavin-Reduct domain containing protein yields MALAQRPASRFFAAFYRWNLHTQRSRPCALASQCARNNAHIRNGICLPRHYHATRLLRQSQAESQVQDEQTTALAEDTRNLPQREEEHPSQSTDSIQEEVASTQPSVEEQDISLELSEAELKKQALKDSLRSFMRNVPSSVAVITVAGTDASKKHGPVGVAVSSLCTVTLDPPTISFNIKEPSKTLDSIREANGLFRVHFPAADRLGAKIVDLFSRGNHPDAYNLRRKELKVHHPQEQPSSTSTTHSLAPQILEDCILAAMECKVTHEFPVADHVILVAKVENLERKLSTEPTILYIDGGYRVPKGDKIYTSARTKTPTITNVGVWSVWGYPLFPGEKERLSYFSQIKALIKKTPAYYQDPTRDTCRAIDSILPYPAANFGINMELLVAECRQELGLEDKLAPELKDQQVLADFYGSLTPSIMEKIIERANRAITLDPRFLTQNYRLFLQQIGVSPNIRDLLPSDIMKPLRAAGLVPPFNPQEETGSTSYDIRKVEQVEVRLREELKKMKYAAALKEPFDKIMQAIGEKKQAVYTFKKSRSRLLTESHPTLFDAMCIDISGHLTDAEVRVVMCRLINRLNIFSLSFQRNITEDWCESLRRVGVNPTITGMNVEFMFGKLKHIFYSTRHFRDFPTAVEEMLKPWFVWSVSWNDLEERVKQFVQKTPLRATGWANKDRLAAMGLHWEAVVTLPKTDDLGEDVKQPLWEGHILDTIVAKELKNHYGKGTDEENQGIAKYLKETYDFDVTHKSIVYTPAASLNQSSGDEMLEAMEANLPSKKKEAKSSFLKRVTAPPRLRAEETTAPRKPRHQSLNNPATSKIRIRGFKQSTLPGVPRYKPSRANQLNKNGLLKKYKVEPPAQWKTYSFKKGGEGSS; encoded by the exons ATGGCACTTGCACAGCGCCCCGCCTCCCGCTTCTTTGCGGCCTTCTACAGATGGAATCTGCATACTC AACGCTCACGACCTTGTGCACTCGCCTCTCAATGCGCACGCAATAATGCACATATCCGCAACGGAATCTGCCTCCCACGGCACTACCACGCCACTCGTCTCCTGCGACAAAGTCAGGCTGAGTCTCAAGTACAGGATGAGCAGACGACGGCTCTCGCCGAGGATACTCGTAATTTACCACAGAGAGAGGAGGAGCATCCATCTCAGTCGACGGATAGCATACAAGAAGAGGTAGCGAGCACGCAGCCAAGTGTGGAAGAGCAGGACATATCACTTGAACTGTCCGAGGCAGAACTTAAGAAACAAGCACTGAAAGATTCGTTACGCAGTTTCATGCGCAATGTTCCTAGCTCCGTGGCTGTCATTACTGTTGCGGGCACCGACGCTAGCAAGAAGCATGGCCCGGTGGGAGTTGCCGTATCGTCTCTATGCACTGTGACATTGGACCCTCCAACAATTTCCTTCAACATCAAGGAACCCTCCAAAACACTCGATTCCATACGAGAGGCCAATGGCCTCTTCCGCGTTCACTTCCCAGCGGCTGATAGACTAGGCGCGAAAATCGTGGACCTCTTCTCTCGTGGGAACCACCCTGATGCTTACAACTTGCGAAGGAAAGAGCTCAAGGTCCATCATCCCCAAGAGCAGCCAAGTTCCACCTCTACTACTCATTCTTTGGCGCCGCAGATCTTGGAAGACTGTATACTAGCTGCAATGGAGTGCAAAGTTACTCACGAGTTTCCTGTCGCAGATCACGTCATCCTCGTTGCCAAGGTCGAAAACCTGGAACGAAAGTTATCCACGGAGCCGACGATACTTTATATCGATGGAGGTTATAGGGTTCCAAAAGGTGATAAAATTTATACGTCTGCAAGAACCAAAACACCCACGATTACCAACGTAGGTGTTTGGTCAGTATGGGGTTATCCTTTGTTCCCCGGAGAGAAGGAACGACTGTCCTATTTTTCCCAGATCAAGGCTTTGATAAAGAAAACTCCGGCTTATTACCAAGACCCAACCAGAGACACCTGCCGAGCTATCGATTCGATCTTGCCATATCCCGCAGCAAATTTCGGTATCAACATGGAGCTTCTGGTTGCTGAGTGCCGACAAGAATTAGGCCTTGAGGATAAGCTTGCACCTGAGCTCAAGGATCAGCAGGTCCTTGCCGACTTTTATGGCTCGCTCACGCCTTCAATAATGGAAAAGATCATTGAGCGAGCGAATAGGGCAATCACATTGGACCCGCGCTTCCTAACTCAGAACTACCGGCTGTTTTTGCAACAAATAGGTGTTAGTCCCAATATCCGTGATCTGCTTCCCAGCGACATCATGAAGCCTCTACGAGCTGCAGGATTAGTGCCACCTTTCAACCCGCAAGAAGAGACTGGAAGCACCTCGTACGACATTCGCAAAGTTGAGCAGGTTGAGGTGCGCCTACGTGAAGAACTGAAAAAGATGAAATACGCAGCTGCGTTGAAAGAGCCATTCGATAAAATCATGCAAGCCATTGGCGAAAAGAAGCAAGCGGTTTACACTTTCAAGAAGTCGCGGTCACGTCTACTCACCGAAAGCCACCCAACTCTCTTTGATGCTATGTGCATCGATATTTCCGGTCATTTGACCGATGCCGAAGTCCGTGTGGTCATGTGCCGTCTCATCAATCGCCTAAACATCTTCTCCTTGAGCTTCCAAAGGAATATTACCGAGGACTGGTGCGAATCATTGCGTCGAGTGGGCGTAAATCCCACCATTACAGGCATGAATGTGGAGTTCATGTTCGGCAAGCTGAAACATATCTTCTACTCCACACGTCATTTCCGCGATTTCCCTACGGCAGTGGAAGAGATGTTGAAACCGTGGTTTGTGTGGTCTGTTAGTTGGAACGACCTTGAGGAACGAGTCAAACAATTCGTCCAAAAGACGCCTTTACGTGCGACCGGCTGGGCGAACAAAGATCGACTGGCTGCCATGGGTTTGCACTGGGAGGCCGTCGTCACACTGCCCAAAACTGACGACCTTGGCGAAGATGTAAAGCAACCGCTCTGGGAAGGACATATACTCGATACAATCGTCGCAAAAGAGTTGAAGAACCACTACGGCAAAGGCACAGATGAAGAGAACCAGGGAATCGCAAAGTACCTAAAGGAAACCTACGACTTTGACGTTACGCATAAGTCAATCGTGTACACACCCGCAGCATCGCTAAATCAATCTTCTGGTGATGAAATGCTCGAAGCCATGGAAGCAAATCTTCCCTCAAAGAAAAAAGAGGCCAAGTCGTCCTTCTTGAAACGCGTCACAGCCCCTCCTCGTCTACGCGCCGAAGAAACTACGGCTCCACGCAAGCCCCGCCATCAATCACTCAATAATCCGGCTACATCCAAAATACGCATTCGAGGATTTAAGCAGAGTACTCTCCCCGGAGTACCCCGCTACAAGCCCAGTAGAGCCAACCAGTTGAACAAGAATGGTCTGCTTAAAAAATATAAAGTGGAGCCGCCAGCGCAGTGGAAAACTTATTCGTTTAAGAAGGGGGGTGAAGGGTCTTCGTGA
- a CDS encoding MSS4, Phosphatidylinositol-4-phosphate 5-kinase codes for MPQPDDGTSALQIPNQGQRVSSPPAFNHNSPGPSQHPHRLQQRHTLEVPKVQTSRAREPQQNNTDDVVTASGRFSPTTPHRRRGSMSLVRRTTRSIHSDMPPEDVHQDDEAARWAEHILGTKVDQNHVNWVTAYNMLTGIRFTVSRTNAKMDRELTDADFDAKHKFSFDMYVPSDFPHNIKHLLEFSFTSTGNELTPSAKYDFKFKDYAPWVFRHLRNTFKLDPADYLVSLTSKYILSELGSPGKSGSFFYFSRDYKYIIKTIHHAEHKFLRKILKDYYNHVQENPNTLLSQFYGLHRVKIPYGRKIHFVVMNNLFPPHRDIHRTFDLKGSTIGRDFKEDNLETNPRATLKDLNWLRRNQHLELGPTKKKMFIEQMQKDVKLLQRLHIMDYSLLIGIHDLEKGNEEKLRDKTLQVFSPGGEEEPEPGPHQLLRTPSKLESARKARELRQMVQTQKPVPMGQTSSKMPDELEDPNRNFYFYSDDGGFRATHEDNAPGEEIYYLGIIDCLTHYSFIKRMEHFIKGIANTESQISAIPPERYGDRFIKFISAVTKTREAAEREKREEATNNLNHLSLDGVDNVIQKAEHQADRSRKQGHTEENVPNLHMRAVRSPSAERGEIGTTLPVVEEAGESSSVGGHSNRSASEAATGANGNSRGVAAPPPQLSGTPYLGPPQLQARARSGDRGREQAHGRAPPTPPKEFGVTGNDGRPPTPPKDEYIPNRNSGPPTPPKEDKSRGGIPRSSLDKDLPRTPLETTIRVN; via the exons ATGCCTCAACCCGATGATGGCACCTCAGCCCTGCAGATACCCAACCAAGGGCAGCGCGTCTCTTCTCCGCCTGCCTTCAACCACAACAGCCCCGGCCCCTCCCAGCATCCTCATCGCCTGCAGCAGCGTCACACCCTCGAGGTCCCCAAAGTGCAGACGTCGCGCGCCCGCGAGCCCCAGCAGAACAACACCGACGACGTCGTCACCGCAAGCGGAAGATTCTCGCCCACGACGCCCCACCGACGGAGAGGTTCCATGTCGCTGGTGCGTAGGACCACGCGCTCCATCCACTCCGACATGCCCCCCGAGGACGTGCACCAGGACGACGAGGCTGCGCGATGGGCCGAGCACATCC TCGGCACAAAGGTCGACCAGAACCACGTCAATTGGGTGACCGCCTACAACATGCTGACAGGAATCCGCTTCACCGTGTCGAGAACAAACGCCAAGATGGACCGAGAGCTCACCGATGCCGACTTTGACGCGAAGCATAAGTTCTCGTTTGACATGTATGTGCCTTCCGACTTCCCCCACAACATCAAGCACCTCCTCGAGTTTAGCTTCACGTC CACCGGCAACGAGCTCACCCCCTCCGCAAAGTACGACTTCAAGTTCAAGGACTATGCCCCCTGGGTCTTTCGTCATCTCCGCAACACCTTCAAGCTCGACCCGGCCGACTACCTCGTATCGCTAACAAGCAAGTACATCCTGTCCGAGCTCGGCTCCCCCGGCAAGAGCGGCAGCTTCTTCTATTTCTCCCGCGACTACAAGTACATCATCAAGACCATTCACCATGCCGAGCACAAGTTCCTCCGCAAGATCCTCAAGGACTACTACAACCACGTCCAAGAAAACCCAAACACTCTCCTTTCCCAGTTTTACGGCCTGCATCGCGTAAAGATACCCTATGGACGCAAGATCCATTTCGTCGTCATGAACAACCTGTTTCCTCCACATCGCGATATCCACCGCACATTCGATCTCAAGGGTTCGACTATCGGGCGAGACTTCAAGGAAGATAACCTCGAGACTAACCCCCGCGCAACACTAAAGGACCTCAACTGGCTGCGCAGGAACCAGCATCTCGAACTCGGTCCCACCAAAAAGAAAATGTTCATCGAGCAAATGCAAAAGGACGTGAAACTGCTGCAGCGTTTGCACATTATGGACTACTCACTTTTGATTGGTATCCACGACTTGGAAAAGGGCAACGAGGAGAAGCTGCGAGACAAGACACTCCAGGTCTTTTCGCCGGGCGGTGAAGAGGAGCCAGAACCAGGACCACATCAGCTCTTACGCACACCTTCAAAACTAGAAAGTGCGCGGAAAGCCAGGGAACTGAGACAAATGGTCCAGACACAAAAGCCAGTACCGATGGGGCAAACATCGAGCAAGATGCCAGATGAGTTGGAAGATCCTAACCGGAACTTTTACTTCTACTCCGACGATGGTGGCTTCCGAGCCACTCACGAAGATAATGCGCCTGGCGAAGAGATCTACTACCTCGGCATCATTGATTGTCTGACACAT TACTCTTTCATTAAACGCATGGAGCACTTTATCAAGGGCATTGCCAACACAGAATCACAAATATCCGCGATTCCTCCAGAGCGGTACGGCGATCGCTTCATCAAGTTCATCAGCGCTGTCACAAAGACGAGGGAAGCAGCTGAGCGGGAGAAGCGGGAAGAGGCCACCAATAATCTCAACCATCTCTCTCTCGACGGCGTTGATAATGTCATCCAAAAGGCTGAGCATCAGGCTGATCGCTCACGGAAACAAGGGCACACAGAGGAGAACGTACCGAATCTACACATGAGAGCAGTACGCAGCCCTTCTGCAGAAAGAGGCGAAATAGGCACCACACTTCCGGTAGTTGAGGAGGCTGGCGAGTCTTCGAGTGTTGGCGGACACAGCAACCGGAGCGCTTCAGAGGCGGCTACAGGTGCAAATGGAAACAGCAGAGGTGTAGCGGCCCCACCACCACAGCTTTCCGGAACACCCTACCTCGGACCTCCACAGCTTCAGGCGAGAGCGCGGTCAGGAGATAGGGGGAGAGAGCAGGCACATGGGAGAGCGCCACCAACACCACCAAAGGAGTTTGGGGTGACGGGCAACGATGGCCGGCCACCTACACCACCAAAGGACGAGTACATACCCAACAGGAATTCTGGACCTCCCACACCACCAAAAGAGGACAAGAGCAGAGGAGGCATTCCCAGGTCATCGCTAGACAAGGATCTACCGCGAACACCACTGGAAACCACCATCCGCGTCAACTAA
- a CDS encoding relative glutathione S-transferase, MAPEG superfamily, which yields MVNYVSIPAEKMATKVGLGVPMPLLAPATATWAAPFAAYYLFLQNRIVYHRLTTKTFIGDKTKDSKDSKGEVDPLYLATRAQLNFAENVPLILGIALLAELNGANRTYINYALGTLLALRISHAELGLLIKNSMGPGRIVGYYGTQTVLAGLAGYAAYLIKDFWMI from the exons ATGGTCAACTACGTTTCCATTCCTGCAGAAAAGATGGCAACTAAAGTTGGTCTCGGCGTTCCAATGCCGCTCCTCGCTCCTGCGACTGCTACCTGGGCAGCTCCTTTTGCGGCCTACTACCTCTTTCTCCAGAACCGCATTGTGTACCACCGTTTAACCACAAAGAC CTTCATTGGCGACAAGACTAAAGATTCAAAAGATTCAAAGGGCGAGGTGGATCCTCTCTATCTTGCGACGCGCGCACAGCTCAACTTTGCTGAGAACGTTCCGTTGATTCTTGGAATCGCACTGCTCGCCGAGCTCAACGGAGCAAACAG GACTTACATCAACTATGCATTGGGCACTCTCCTTGCTCTGCGTATTAGTCATGCCGAGCTAGGATTGCTCATCAAGAACTCAATGGGCCCTGGAAGAATTGTAGGATACTATGGCACCCAGACGGTTCTTGCCGGATTGGCCGGATATGCTGCGTACCTGATTAAGGATTTCTGGATGATCTGA